A window from Deltaproteobacteria bacterium encodes these proteins:
- a CDS encoding PAS domain-containing protein translates to MRPWTPRLVLYFLLPTLVTFPLLVTGGYVLARHALVGIADQVAGTAAVEEARAIGARLPPDLAAAAGQRHCHDEVHGSVVRLTVIAAQGHVLCDTEADPAGMVNHASRPEVLEALAHGAGIARRDSSTLRRPLLYVAVRLGDGAATRIVRIAIPTELVAGAERRLDAIVLCTILATAVLAVVPALYLGQRLARRLARMVAFSRAVASGDLTARLSASRRDELGELEQSLDEMSRQLRMWLTGMQAESDKVRGILGAMIEGVVVISANGKIILMNRRAEEIFGLDPDTDYHGRPLIETCRDHELQELLRETVATGIQVSLREITLADEAKRHLAVSVAPLADRIGFVLVFHDITEIKRLETMRRDFVANVSHELRTPLTAIRGYTETLLSGAIDDPARARSFLGVIDRHSERLSRLIDDLLTLSDLELGKTPVKKEAVLLESLVDEAFEVLGARARRGNVTLVTELPPGLPLVLGDGDRLQQVLINLVDNAVKYTPAGGTVTIGSRVPPHPDTSMIEVSVTDTGLGIPAEEIPRLTERFYRVDKARSRELGGTGLGLAIVKHIVQAHHGKLIITSTPNVGTCVKFIIPRWSAREESS, encoded by the coding sequence ATGCGGCCCTGGACGCCTAGACTCGTCCTCTATTTCCTGCTGCCGACCCTGGTGACGTTTCCGCTGCTCGTGACGGGCGGATACGTGCTGGCGCGCCACGCGCTGGTCGGGATCGCCGACCAGGTCGCGGGGACCGCGGCCGTCGAGGAGGCACGCGCGATCGGAGCCAGGCTTCCTCCGGATCTCGCCGCCGCCGCGGGTCAGCGCCATTGCCACGACGAGGTCCACGGCAGCGTCGTGCGCTTGACCGTCATCGCGGCCCAAGGACACGTCCTCTGCGACACCGAAGCGGATCCGGCCGGCATGGTGAATCACGCCTCGCGTCCCGAGGTCCTCGAAGCCCTCGCACATGGGGCGGGCATCGCACGACGCGACAGCTCGACGCTGCGACGTCCGCTCCTCTACGTCGCCGTCCGCCTCGGTGACGGCGCGGCCACACGCATCGTCCGAATCGCCATCCCGACCGAGCTCGTGGCCGGCGCGGAGCGCCGCCTCGACGCTATCGTGCTCTGCACCATCCTCGCGACCGCCGTTTTGGCGGTCGTGCCGGCTCTGTACCTCGGGCAGCGCCTGGCCAGGCGTCTGGCCCGTATGGTGGCCTTTTCGCGCGCGGTCGCCTCCGGCGACCTCACCGCGCGCCTCTCGGCCTCGCGCCGCGACGAGCTCGGTGAGCTCGAGCAGAGTCTCGACGAGATGAGCCGCCAGCTCCGGATGTGGCTCACGGGCATGCAGGCGGAAAGCGACAAGGTCCGCGGCATCCTGGGAGCGATGATCGAGGGAGTCGTCGTGATCTCCGCCAACGGCAAGATCATCCTCATGAATCGTCGCGCGGAGGAGATCTTCGGTCTCGATCCGGACACCGACTACCATGGACGTCCGCTCATCGAGACCTGTCGCGATCACGAGCTCCAGGAGCTCCTGCGCGAGACCGTCGCGACCGGCATCCAGGTCTCCCTACGCGAGATCACCCTCGCGGACGAAGCCAAGCGCCATCTCGCCGTCAGCGTCGCGCCGCTCGCGGACCGCATCGGCTTCGTGCTCGTGTTCCACGACATCACGGAGATCAAGCGCCTCGAGACGATGCGGCGCGACTTCGTCGCCAACGTGAGCCACGAGCTCCGTACGCCGCTCACCGCGATTCGAGGCTACACCGAGACGCTGCTGAGCGGGGCCATCGACGACCCGGCTCGGGCGCGGAGCTTTCTCGGCGTCATCGATCGCCACTCGGAACGTCTCAGTCGCCTGATCGACGACCTGTTGACGCTCTCGGATCTCGAGCTCGGCAAGACTCCCGTCAAGAAGGAGGCAGTTCTCCTGGAGTCGCTGGTGGACGAGGCGTTCGAGGTCCTCGGCGCCAGGGCGCGCCGCGGCAACGTCACGCTCGTCACGGAGCTTCCGCCCGGGCTACCGCTCGTGCTCGGCGACGGAGATCGCCTCCAGCAGGTCCTGATCAATCTCGTAGACAACGCCGTGAAGTACACCCCGGCCGGAGGCACCGTCACGATCGGTTCCCGTGTTCCACCGCACCCCGACACGTCGATGATCGAGGTGAGCGTCACCGATACCGGCCTCGGAATTCCCGCGGAGGAAATTCCACGTCTGACGGAGCGATTCTATCGCGTCGACAAGGCGCGCTCGCGCGAGCTCGGCGGCACCGGACTCGGACTCGCGATCGTGAAGCATATCGTGCAAGCGCACCATGGGAAGCTGATCATCACCAGCACGCCCAACGTGGGCACCTGCGTGAAGTTCATCATCCCAAGGTGGAGCGCACGCGAAGAATCGTCCTAG
- a CDS encoding alkaline phosphatase family protein: protein MEHPRCRLTPIVLAALLSTLLGSLRAAEGRVLLIVVDGLDAREITPEVTPILARAWQSASWCPGVRGVASMPTRTNSNHATLVTGVEPEAHGITGNAVWDRRTGRVRKLGRAADLQTETIFTIARRANRGLRTAAAVGKPKLGAMFAGDDAHQVPPDELWDASTASDSARDEITRYAYDGTTLAAARALVEHAGADFVLVNLADVDRVSHGYGPQAQQAVETRRRTDAALGTFLEWLTTRPDWSTTTVIVTADHGFDAIREKPVRFAEVLAAADLRGLEVVGEGGTAHVYLTRPSNPSRDAATLAAARRVALGQPSIAEVLYVRSNPADSDTRYTLGAIHPDWHLGHERTGDLLLVTKPGFQIVDGSREEAKLLGNHGGPAERMVPVIAVGGATTSEPSGCEDVTSADIGRTVQACLGLPETRRLDGRPIAPGARGRVLPGICPPVAVVTPPVTVP, encoded by the coding sequence TCGCTCCGGGCCGCGGAAGGTCGCGTGCTCCTGATCGTCGTCGACGGGCTCGACGCGCGCGAGATCACTCCCGAGGTCACGCCGATCCTGGCCCGGGCATGGCAGAGCGCGTCCTGGTGCCCCGGGGTCCGCGGCGTCGCCTCGATGCCGACCCGGACGAACTCGAATCACGCGACCCTCGTCACCGGCGTGGAGCCGGAAGCGCATGGCATCACCGGCAATGCCGTCTGGGATCGACGCACCGGACGTGTTCGCAAGTTGGGGCGCGCTGCCGACCTACAGACGGAGACCATCTTCACCATTGCCCGAAGGGCGAATCGCGGCCTCCGAACCGCCGCCGCCGTCGGCAAGCCGAAGCTCGGCGCGATGTTTGCCGGCGACGACGCGCATCAGGTGCCCCCCGACGAGCTCTGGGACGCCAGCACCGCCTCGGACTCCGCGCGTGACGAGATCACGCGCTACGCCTACGACGGCACCACCCTGGCCGCCGCACGGGCGCTCGTCGAACATGCCGGAGCGGATTTCGTTCTCGTGAATCTCGCCGACGTCGACCGTGTCAGCCACGGGTACGGACCGCAGGCGCAACAAGCCGTCGAGACTCGCCGCCGCACCGACGCGGCGCTCGGCACCTTCCTCGAATGGCTGACGACGCGCCCGGACTGGAGCACGACGACGGTCATCGTCACGGCCGACCACGGCTTCGACGCGATCCGCGAGAAGCCCGTGCGCTTCGCGGAGGTCCTGGCCGCCGCCGATCTTCGCGGGCTCGAGGTGGTCGGCGAGGGAGGAACCGCACACGTGTACCTCACGCGACCCTCGAACCCGAGTCGCGACGCTGCCACGCTCGCCGCCGCGCGACGCGTCGCACTCGGGCAGCCGAGCATCGCCGAGGTCTTGTACGTGCGGTCGAACCCTGCCGACAGTGACACGCGCTACACGCTCGGGGCGATCCATCCGGACTGGCACCTCGGCCACGAGCGCACCGGGGACCTCCTCCTGGTCACGAAGCCAGGATTCCAGATCGTCGACGGCAGCAGGGAGGAGGCCAAGCTGCTCGGTAACCACGGGGGCCCCGCCGAACGCATGGTTCCCGTGATCGCCGTCGGCGGCGCCACGACCTCCGAGCCATCCGGTTGCGAGGACGTGACCTCGGCGGACATCGGACGAACCGTCCAAGCCTGCCTTGGCCTTCCCGAAACGCGCCGCCTCGACGGTCGTCCGATCGCACCGGGAGCGCGCGGACGCGTCCTTCCCGGCATCTGCCCCCCCGTGGCGGTCGTCACGCCGCCCGTCACGGTGCCGTAA
- a CDS encoding carotenoid biosynthesis protein — translation MDFVARILGMVVLRPYVFVFFTLYLVVAVKRLGWRRTAIFSLIAYVVAFAAEFSSTRNGFPFGLYHYIDVTRDRELWISNVPFWDSLSFTFLCYLGWRLGVLVHAPVSLERGDAQVLETREIATSWRACLTGALLMTWLDVVIDPLTVHGDRWFLGRMYYYPEGGVYFGVPLSNFAGWFLVGVVTIRAFQVWELRFGQGHDRRGRRHVRYSAWLEPLVYLGILLFNLGLTFWIGERLLGTVGTMMYVPIIVLFVLHVRDPRRRATDVEVEAHRRGQPRPGERYAS, via the coding sequence ATGGATTTCGTCGCCCGCATTCTCGGCATGGTCGTCCTCCGGCCGTACGTATTCGTGTTCTTCACGCTGTACCTGGTGGTCGCCGTCAAGCGCCTGGGATGGCGACGCACGGCGATCTTTTCGTTGATCGCGTACGTCGTCGCGTTCGCGGCGGAGTTCTCCTCGACACGGAACGGATTCCCGTTCGGCCTGTACCACTACATCGACGTGACGCGCGACCGCGAGCTCTGGATCAGCAACGTCCCGTTCTGGGATTCCTTGTCGTTCACTTTTCTCTGCTATCTCGGATGGCGTCTCGGTGTGCTCGTCCACGCACCGGTTTCGCTCGAACGCGGCGATGCGCAGGTACTCGAGACCCGTGAGATCGCCACCTCCTGGCGCGCCTGCCTCACCGGCGCGCTGCTGATGACGTGGCTCGACGTCGTCATCGATCCCCTCACGGTGCACGGCGATCGCTGGTTCTTGGGCCGCATGTACTACTATCCCGAAGGGGGCGTCTATTTTGGCGTGCCGCTCAGCAATTTCGCCGGCTGGTTCCTGGTCGGCGTGGTCACGATCAGGGCGTTCCAGGTCTGGGAGCTCCGTTTCGGCCAGGGGCACGATCGCCGCGGCAGGCGGCACGTCCGTTACAGCGCATGGCTCGAGCCGCTCGTGTACCTCGGCATCCTCCTCTTCAATCTGGGTCTGACGTTCTGGATCGGCGAGCGACTGCTCGGTACGGTCGGCACGATGATGTACGTGCCGATCATCGTGCTCTTCGTCCTGCACGTCCGCGATCCGCGCCGGCGGGCGACCGACGTCGAGGTGGAGGCACACCGACGCGGCCAACCGCGCCCCGGCGAACGCTACGCGTCATGA
- a CDS encoding response regulator, whose product MTQRGDGRKRKILVVEDEKDIRDLLRYNLEQDGFFVLEADEGELALALVKRERPALVVLDLMLPGMSGLDICRALRHDDETSTVPILMLTARAAEVDKVVGLEIGADDYVTKPFSPRELLARIKAVLRRAHGHDASRPHEFFERGRLRIDFDTHQAFLDGQEVKLSLREFELLSFLVRHPNRVFERTQLLDLVWGRDTYVEPRTVDVHVRRLRTRIERDDRKPELILTVRGVGYKFNDAALDA is encoded by the coding sequence ATGACTCAGCGCGGGGACGGCCGCAAGCGCAAGATCCTGGTCGTCGAGGACGAGAAGGACATCCGCGACCTACTCCGTTACAACCTCGAGCAGGATGGGTTCTTCGTCCTCGAAGCCGACGAGGGCGAGCTGGCCCTGGCGTTGGTGAAGCGCGAGCGACCGGCGTTGGTCGTTCTCGATCTCATGCTGCCGGGAATGTCGGGGCTCGACATCTGTCGCGCCCTCCGCCACGACGACGAAACGTCCACGGTTCCGATCCTGATGTTGACCGCGCGTGCGGCCGAAGTCGACAAGGTCGTCGGTCTCGAGATTGGTGCGGACGATTACGTCACCAAACCGTTCAGTCCGCGCGAGCTGCTCGCCCGCATCAAGGCCGTCCTACGGCGCGCGCATGGCCACGACGCCTCGCGGCCACACGAGTTCTTCGAGCGCGGCCGGCTGCGCATCGACTTCGACACCCATCAGGCCTTCCTCGACGGGCAGGAGGTGAAGCTCAGTCTTCGCGAGTTCGAGCTGTTGTCGTTCCTCGTCCGTCACCCCAACCGCGTCTTCGAGCGCACGCAGCTGCTCGATCTGGTCTGGGGTCGCGATACCTACGTCGAGCCGCGTACGGTGGACGTGCACGTTCGACGTCTCCGTACGCGTATCGAGCGCGACGATCGCAAGCCCGAGTTGATCCTCACCGTGCGCGGCGTCGGCTACAAGTTCAACGATGCGGCCCTGGACGCCTAG
- a CDS encoding helix-hairpin-helix domain-containing protein gives MMVGIVGSTLASAEVEHRVDLNTASAAELATLPGIGDSKAKAIVEYRVADPFRSIEDLKKVKGIGDKTFEALKPSLKVSDASGTK, from the coding sequence ATGATGGTGGGGATCGTCGGAAGCACTCTCGCCTCCGCCGAAGTCGAGCATCGAGTCGACCTCAATACGGCGTCGGCCGCCGAGCTCGCGACCTTGCCCGGCATCGGCGACTCCAAAGCCAAAGCGATCGTCGAGTACCGGGTCGCCGACCCCTTCAGGTCGATCGAGGACCTGAAGAAGGTCAAGGGCATCGGCGACAAGACCTTCGAAGCCCTCAAACCGAGCTTGAAGGTCAGCGACGCGAGCGGGACGAAGTAA
- a CDS encoding D-tyrosyl-tRNA(Tyr) deacylase, with amino-acid sequence MRVVIQRVREAEVTVAGESVGRIGTGLLVLAGLGRDDGESDVAWMARKIVGLRLFDDPSSSTQRSVIEADGELLAISQFTLLADCGKGRRPSYDRAMAAGAAAALFARFVDELRARVRSVASGRFGAHMHVRFVNDGPLTLVVDSPVPGSSC; translated from the coding sequence ATGCGCGTCGTGATCCAGCGCGTCCGTGAGGCGGAGGTGACCGTCGCCGGCGAGTCCGTCGGGCGTATCGGGACCGGTCTGCTGGTACTGGCGGGCCTCGGACGCGACGATGGCGAGTCCGACGTTGCGTGGATGGCGCGCAAGATCGTCGGGCTCCGTCTCTTCGACGATCCGTCCTCGTCGACGCAGCGGAGCGTGATCGAGGCGGATGGCGAGCTTCTCGCGATTTCGCAGTTCACGCTCCTCGCGGACTGTGGCAAAGGGCGCCGGCCATCCTATGATCGCGCGATGGCTGCCGGTGCGGCCGCCGCGTTGTTTGCGCGCTTCGTCGACGAGTTGCGCGCCCGGGTTCGCTCCGTCGCCAGCGGACGCTTCGGAGCGCACATGCATGTGCGTTTCGTGAACGACGGGCCGCTCACGCTCGTGGTCGATTCACCGGTGCCGGGGTCGAGTTGCTGA
- a CDS encoding sigma-54-dependent Fis family transcriptional regulator, whose protein sequence is MTAGLAAADGETAAPFDIDETLGLLGTSPAIRKLRAEIRALGRSEFRAVLVQGESGVGKEVVTEALRLASRRAAAPYEVFDCPAVPEDHLESELFGTTRGAFPGAVDKAGALERAHGGTVFFDEIAAMRREHQAKVLRVIEGKGFRRVGGSRGITVDVAVIAAAHENLAALAAAGAFRHDLYYRLIRDGCLSIPPLRERPEDVTFLARHYLMSLRDPVPRIEPATMLLLMDHPWPGNVRQLQTVLRMALRSSGEVLDAGTMREVLARFDDAPGHPTISSATATPPIVAEGRFASSPCRTSPVETDFHVATARMQRQLLLDAFTSAAGNKTAAGILLGFHLSPGEQRVEVHDITDARRNLALRKFRYWCARLDLTDSLVRRGHIPSVRTPP, encoded by the coding sequence GTGACGGCGGGACTGGCGGCGGCAGACGGGGAGACGGCGGCGCCCTTCGACATCGACGAAACGCTGGGGCTCCTCGGAACGTCGCCCGCCATCCGCAAGCTCCGAGCGGAGATCCGCGCGCTCGGCCGGAGCGAGTTTCGCGCGGTATTGGTGCAGGGTGAGTCTGGGGTAGGGAAGGAGGTCGTCACCGAGGCGCTCCGGCTCGCCTCTCGCCGCGCCGCCGCGCCCTACGAGGTCTTCGATTGCCCGGCCGTTCCGGAAGATCATCTCGAAAGCGAGTTGTTCGGAACGACGCGCGGCGCCTTTCCGGGCGCCGTCGACAAGGCTGGAGCGCTCGAGCGGGCACACGGGGGCACGGTGTTCTTCGACGAAATCGCCGCCATGCGGCGCGAGCACCAGGCCAAGGTGCTGCGGGTGATCGAGGGAAAGGGATTTCGTCGCGTCGGCGGTAGTCGCGGGATCACGGTGGACGTCGCGGTCATCGCAGCGGCACACGAGAACCTCGCCGCGCTCGCCGCCGCGGGAGCCTTCCGCCACGATCTCTACTACCGTCTGATCCGGGACGGCTGCCTCTCGATCCCGCCCCTGCGCGAACGGCCGGAAGACGTCACGTTCTTGGCGCGCCACTACCTCATGAGTCTCCGAGATCCGGTGCCGCGCATCGAGCCGGCCACGATGCTCCTGCTGATGGATCACCCATGGCCGGGCAACGTCCGCCAGTTGCAAACCGTGCTCCGTATGGCCCTACGGTCCTCCGGCGAGGTCCTCGACGCTGGGACGATGCGAGAGGTTCTGGCGCGGTTCGACGACGCCCCCGGCCATCCAACGATCAGCTCCGCGACCGCGACGCCGCCGATCGTCGCCGAAGGGAGGTTCGCGTCCTCACCGTGCCGGACCTCGCCGGTCGAGACGGACTTCCATGTCGCAACGGCCCGCATGCAGCGCCAGTTGCTCCTGGACGCGTTTACCTCGGCGGCCGGCAACAAGACTGCCGCCGGCATCCTACTCGGCTTCCACCTTTCTCCAGGCGAGCAGCGCGTCGAGGTCCACGACATCACCGACGCACGACGCAATCTCGCCTTGCGCAAGTTTCGCTACTGGTGCGCGCGCCTGGACTTGACCGACTCCCTGGTCCGCCGCGGGCACATCCCGAGCGTCAGGACACCGCCCTGA
- a CDS encoding sigma-70 family RNA polymerase sigma factor — translation MLHAVASMPPGRAGSANLSRIPVMSDRSPDDGGPDRMDPVLEAFLAGEAGAAERLVDEFGGVVRDAISRFLAFRSRGRSDLTDDLTHEVFVALLRDDGRKLRTFAGRHGCSFAGWLKVVAVRMAIDRLRREGRLVPLDDDTPHMIELRRSLRNAGGDPEAALQGAEAAERLDRAMGQLAPKDRLLAELHLVRGRSLDDVAEILGVTMNAAYVRKSRLLERLRRLLGGPA, via the coding sequence ATGCTCCACGCCGTTGCGTCCATGCCCCCAGGACGCGCCGGGAGCGCGAATCTTTCACGTATCCCGGTCATGTCTGATCGGTCTCCGGACGATGGGGGGCCGGACCGGATGGATCCCGTCCTCGAGGCCTTTCTGGCCGGCGAGGCGGGTGCCGCAGAGCGGCTGGTCGACGAGTTCGGCGGTGTCGTCCGAGACGCGATCTCGCGGTTTCTGGCCTTCCGGAGCCGCGGGCGTAGCGACCTGACGGACGACCTGACCCACGAGGTATTCGTAGCGTTGTTGCGTGACGACGGCCGAAAGCTCCGGACGTTCGCGGGACGACACGGATGCTCGTTCGCGGGATGGCTCAAGGTGGTGGCGGTTCGGATGGCCATCGACCGGTTGCGACGCGAGGGGCGTCTCGTTCCGCTGGACGACGATACGCCGCACATGATCGAACTCCGGCGATCGCTCCGAAACGCGGGGGGCGATCCCGAGGCGGCCTTGCAAGGAGCAGAGGCCGCCGAACGTCTGGATCGGGCGATGGGACAGTTGGCGCCGAAGGATCGCCTGCTGGCGGAGCTGCACCTGGTGCGCGGTCGATCCCTCGACGACGTCGCGGAGATCCTGGGAGTCACGATGAACGCCGCATACGTACGTAAGAGTCGACTACTGGAACGACTTCGGCGGCTCCTCGGAGGGCCGGCATGA